AGTGGAATATGGAGAAATGAACATCTGGGAGTGACCCATATATGGGTGGTCTACACTAAACGGATTTAGGATAAActttgataccatattagaatgtGGGAGGCCTGactctacctcaaaagctagctcaagaggtgAGGATTGCCTTCCCATATATAAGGGTCatcttggccacatctctagttAGTTAATGTTGGACTTCAAAACAAAATGTCTAGAACAGATCGCCTTCCTTACAAGGGCAAGACCACAATAGAGGATTAAAAGGAAGAAGCTGCAATTAATTTACCTTAGTATGTTGCTGAACTTTATAAAATGATTTCAAAGTTAGCCATGCTGTAGGGCATGTTTGGTTTAGCGTTGGGAGAAGTAATTTTggtaaaagtgagttgaaagtgatgtgatttatgtttggaaaaGTGAGTATTAtaggaaaataatataaatatctTGTAAGAAGAGTTAAAATCACTTTCATGTTAACTAAAAAGGTTGGATTTTTTGCTGTGGTCTCAATGTGATTTTGTCAGCCTTAAGTGTttctaagaattttacccaaaCATGTTCTGATGATAAAAAATCACATTAGAGAATTAAAAGTGCTTCTGTAGGTGAGCAAATATACATAGATACAATGAGATAGACAACGTAGGAGTTCTGTGCTGTTTTAATGCAACATTGCTGCTGTTTTTAGAACAAAAAATAACCATTTCATATTCATATAGAATTTTACATAGAGGTTAATACTGATATCACATATTTGCAAACTCTACCTCAGTTTGCTCATAGCCAtacatgtctttaatttctgaGAAATGGTGGACTGATATCATATATCTATGTGATCTTATATCATTTTAATTTCTGTTAAATTATTTCCTCGCCGTTCAGGAAAGTACTGTGGAAGCTGAGGTGATTTCAGTTGCAGAAAGACCAGGGAAGGAAGGTTTACAGATTTATGAATTTGAATACGAGCTTGATAGCACTCGGGGAGGGATGAAGAGGATCTTTTCTGCAGCATTTGTGGCCTCAAAGAAGCTCTATCTTTTGAATATTGTTCACTCTGATAAACCAGAAAGTCCTCTTGATCCACATAAAAGAGTGGTTTTGGAGCAAGTTCTTCATTCCTTTGATGCTGCAACTTAAGCTTTGGAATGAAAAACTCGGTGTTCTGATTTTTCCCCTCACCTGAGTTTTGGTTCTTTTTGGTTTACCAACTTATGTTGAAACCTTATCATAAACAAGCAGactgaaaaaattaaatttatattgaACTCATTTCAGTGCACTTTGTTTGTTAAACTTATAACTACATATTATTTCAACACAAAGGTAAATAAAATACTCTATACATGCATACGAAATGAGATACAATGCAATATGAATTCCCCCAATAGAAGAAAACAAACATGTACAAATTTTACATGAGAGGAACATGAGAGAAGTTTCACATGAGAGGATCCTGATCCAAAAATTATAAAGCAGGTTGTCCAGGTCCATGAGAATCATGGCTGCTTTTACTCCCTAATTTCATTCAGACAATCTGCAGCCAAATCATGCATTTTCACATTGTTTGCTAACCAAGTGGCTCTGCCCCAACTTATTAGAGACAAATCATTCTAAGGCTCTAATCTCCCTTTTGAAGATCCACTAGATGCCCTCTTACTAGTGTCATATTATAACTGGAATACAGTAACAACAGCTCCTATGAAATTGTACTTAGGTTTTCTCCCATGACAAATTGACAGTCATCTTTTATAGATGAAATGCCATTGATGTATCTTGGTTCTGGTTCCAAATTGATTGTTTAGTTATGCAGAGTTACAAGTATCTCCAAggcaaatgctcaaatgttgaGTAGTAATAGTGACTATACTACCAATTATTTTACTGAGCCTACAGTTATCAATGAATCTAGTTTCTTCCCCAGTGGTTCTTGTCAGAGAATTGCTAATTTGTGACAGCTGACAGCAACATTCTTGGTCAACATGGTGCTATGCTAAGGATATTGTTCGAGCCAGGAAGTCATCATTTGTATTACTGAAATTTTGCTTTTCAAATTAACCTTGTCCTTTCTGGTAGCAAAtatttttgtgatttcttcttgTTTATGCCAAGTAATCATGATGTATTTGGGATCCCCTGACTAGAAATTTGAGGTTCAACAAGCGGCTTCTTTGGTGTATCTTTGTCCTACATCATGAGGGCTACTTTTTTGTCTTTTCCCTTAGTGATGTAGATATATTGAATACAAACACCAGGATAGACCCTTGTGGCTTATGTGTAAACTTGCATGATCTCCTTTTATCTTCTGATTTTTCTCTGAAAAAGAGGGGTTCAACATGTTAAATAATTGTTTATAGAAGATATCCAAATTAATCTAATTTTCAGGATATGGTTACTAATCACTTGACCAAACTAACCAATTTTTCAGGCGGTTTGCTAAAAGGTTAAGCTAAGAGGAGAGTAGTCAACCCCATGTGGACAATTTATTAGTGCAGTTTGTTTTCCCATTCATGGAACATGACAACATGACGTGTGGGCAAGTGCTGCAGTCTTTATTAAATTCCACTTTCCACTCACATTTCAACGAAGGAAAAGTCAGACACAAGAAATACATCTTGAAAATAGATGCAATTAATCAATCAACTCCATCATTCTGCTAGTTTtgtattatatttaaataatatattatacaCTAAGTCACAAATGGCTGTTCTGAAACGAACCAATATAATAAGTTGGCTTAATATTAGGGGCTCTTATGCTTGATTCATTCAATTTGCAAGCTGCAAAGTGTGAAATGGTTGTTCCTTTCATTGAACTGTGAGAACTAAAATAGTGACGCATGCATCAGTGGGAAAAAGATCtggagaaattaattttttttgctaTATTGGTACTGGATGTGTCAATTGTCATTGTTTAATTCATTGCCTATAACAACCATTCAAATATTGTAACTAGTTTCACACTGAGCAAAACTACCATGTTTGAATCTTTCAACTGAAACATTAGAGTGAGTGACTAGTCAATCTTGTTCTTCTCTATCCTCCTTTTCTGTTTGCCTATATTTATGGGATTTCTGAATTTTGCagttatttttctcttttcaaaatcTCCTCAATAGGAGCCAGGTAGGTTCTATGGGGAGTGAAAGCACCTTAGCGGAAGGAACAGGAAACAGCACAGCTATGGATTCAGCAGAGAAGAGGCTCAATGAGCTTGGTTACAAGCAAGAACTCAGAAGAGAAATGGTTATTCTTGATCTTGATTTTGTGAGAATAAATCAACTTTTTCTTGTAATTAACTCTGttaaactcttctatttatctTGCAGACTATGTTCAAAACTCTGGCAATATCATTCTCAACAATGACCCTTTTCACTGGAATTACTCCTCTCTTTGGTTCTAGCCTTCAATATGCAGGCCCTGCAACTCTTGTCTGGGGATGGCTAGTGGTTTCTTTCTTCACTTGCTTTGTGGGAGTTGCAATGGCTGAGATATGCTCATCGTTCCCGGTTTGTCTCTTCTTATAAAGTTTAGTTATGTAATTTTGTTGAGTAGCGGTGGCACTTTAAGGCTTAAAGGTTAAAGTATAATCTCTGAAAACATGTTTGATGTCCAGATGGAAAACGGCAGAATAAATTTTGGTAGATTAAAATCAATTGTGGATGAAAATATGATGTTTGGTagttattttggagaattgatttcagACCCAAAATTATTCTTGTAGAAGCTAAAGAGAGTAGCTTATGCGTTGAACATAATAAATTGTGAGATTGTACAAGTGAATTTCACACCATCACCCAACAAAAATTCACCTTTTCATAAATGTATGCAAATATAAATCACTtcactttcaactcacttttactATAATCAATTTTACCAAATTCAATTTTTGATAAATTCGGATACAAATATGCACGCATCTCCCTAGAATTGGTTCTGTGTTACACATCATTTAGGGAGATAGTTAGTGTGGCTATATAAGTAGAGTCCACCATTGTAATTGGTATGTTGTTAATGATAATGATACTCTTTTCCCTTGTTTCCCTCTCTATTCTCTTTGTTCTTCCCTCTCTCCCTAATTCTATCCCTAACAttctgactttagaatcaattatagaaggattTCAAACATGTACTCAATTTATGAAACTAATTTACCCTTCATGTTCAATCTAACAGACGACTGGTTCTCTGTACTTTTGGGCTGCTCATTTAGCTGGTCCCAAATGGGGACCATTTTCTTCATGGTGCTGTGCTTGGCTTGAGACAATAGGGCTTATTGCCGGGATAGGGACTCAGGTACTTAAACTTTGGTCAAATTTCTACTTACGCTAATGCAAAATCACAGTGGACACTCACAAAAGCTATTGCTTCTGTCCATCGTGATTTTGGCTTCACAATGGTTTTCGCTGCGTATCCAAACATACAAAGTTTTTAAGAAAAAAGTTTTCATGGTAACTCATGCTTTTCATGGTTGGAAAAAAGGCATATGCAGGATCACAAACATTGCAGAGTATAATCCTACTTTCAACCGGCACAAATAAAGGTGGAGGgtactttgccccaaaatggctTTTCTTATGTATGTACATTGGCCTCACTGTTATCTGGGCAGCACTGAACACGTTTGCACTAGAAGTGATTGCCTTGATCGACATGATTTCAATATGGTGGCAGgtactttttcttctttgtataACAATACTGCATTTGGATGGCCTAAGCTAGCTCAGTGCTTGTTTGAAAACTCTAAAATCATGGTGTAGAGAAGCAACTTCCCTTAACTTTTACTTCTGTTCACCATAATTTTGGTTTCACTGTGGTTTCAGAatgagtttccaaacatgcatttaTTCTGTGATTAAGAGAAAATAATAGAAGTGAGAGAGAAGGTTATATTTTTACTTGATTAAACCCCAATAATATTTACTTCTGGATTTGCTTATGCTATAATTGTTTATTTCTATCAAAATTGTTGAAATGTAATTCACAATATGCTCAACAATTTGAAGGTTTTTTTGTGTGTTAGAAGGTAATGCCCTCATTCATTGTGTCAGGTTATTGGTGGAACAGTGATAGTGATATTGTTACCTCTGGTAGCACCAACTACAAAATCTGCATCATATGTATTCTCACACATGGAATTGGCCACTGATACAACAGGAATATCAAGCAAACCATATGCAGTCATTCTATCATTTCTTGTCAGCCAGTATTCCCTCTATGGATATGATGCTGCAGCACATCTAACTGAAGAAACTAAAGGTGCAGACAAGAATGGACCCATTGCAATACTAGGTAGTATTGGGATCATTGCCGTGTTTGGATGGGCTTACATCTTGGCACTTACATTCAGCATTCAGGTAAGAATATCTAAGTTTATCTCAGGAATAAACATCTTCAAGATATGATCAAGCAATAAAAAAACACTTCTTCCCCTCTTTGCCCCCAAGGAAAATGACTTTATGAAGCATGTTAGAATTTAGAACTCAATGCATATGTAGATATAAAAATGTAAATGAAGATAGTCAAAATTTTCAAGCAAAATTTAGGCTGAGAGATTTTCAGTTTATCATCTTCTGAATGGCCAAGAGAGTATATAGCATCAAGTGAGGGTTCATTTAGTTCGCTTGTCATGTTgacttagtgcatgtttggaaacctttctataattgatttgaagtcagaatcaattctagtgAGAAGCTCCTGGATTTCTGAATTGATTctgccataattgattctgaaagacaaactgatccaaacatgctattaaacTATACCGCTTTTGTCCAAAGGACGATAGTAACACCAGTTTTCAACTCTCTCAGGATTTTGGTTACCTTTACGATCCAAACAATGAGACGGCTGGAGCATTTGTGCCAGCACAAATACTCTATGATGCATTCCATGGAAGATATCACAATTCTGCTGGAGCAATCATTATACTATTTATCATTTGGGGCTCATTCTTCTTTGGTGGACTTTCAATCACTACAAGTGCTGCCAGAGTGGTAAGTGAAGTAACTTTATGTCTCTTTGTTTATTAGAATGGTAAGTGGGAGGTCTAGCTTCTAATTTACATCCTTTGCAACTGCTAGAAGTTATCTTTTGTGAGAATGGAAGTATTAGGTTATCCAATTTTTAGCTGTAATTTAGATTACTTATGTGAGAAGGGAAATTGATTTGTAGATATCCACATGGTGCAGGCACCCAACAGACACCCTGAGAAAGAAATAGAAGAGAGAGAAGTACTGAATGTGATATGTGATGAAtgtgataagaagagagatagatAGAAAACTGGGTCTCTGTTTGTTATTTGTACTGATTGGATGCCTAAGTATCTTGCTGTTTGAGAAGCAAtgggttttttttctttttttttttgataagcagcAATGGGGTTGTGTATGCTAGTGTTTGAACCAGAAATATGTGTTTGGGGTGGGAATAATGCCTCCTTACCAATGTGGTTTATCTTCAACAATTTTCAGGTTTATGCTCTATCAAGAGATAAGGGAGTTCCATACTCATCCTTATGGCGGAAACTGCACCCAAAGCACAAGGTTCCCTCAAATGCTGTATGGCTTTGTGCTGCAATCTGCATTCTTCTTGGTCTCCCAATTTTGAAGGTCAATGTAGTCTTCACTGCAATAACTTCAGTGTGCACAATTGGATGGGTTGGTGGCTATGCAGTTCCTATCTTTGCAAGGATGGTGATGCCTGAGAAGAACTTCAAGCCGGGGCCGTTTTATTTAGGAAAAGCAAGAAGACCAATCTGCCTGGTAGCATTTCTATGGATTTGTTACACATGTTGTGTGTTCCTTTTGCCAACTCTGTACCCAATTACCTGGGATACTTTTAATTATGCACCAGTTGCTTTGGGGGTGTGTTTGGGTCTAATAATGCTCTGGTGGGTGTTGGATGCAAGAAAATGGTTCAAGGGGCCAGTTAGGAATATTGAAGTTCAAAATGGCAAGGTATGATTCTTCACAAGTTTGAAGAATAATTGGTGGAATATCCTTTGTATTGTTCTCACGGATGTTGCCTTGACTTGTACATTTCATGATCAACATTATTGTTGAAATTATTAGGTAGTGATATAATGTTCAGTCATCAGCACAAAAAGGTAGAAACAATCATCTATTTGCTTTTGTCATGCTTCTAAttcatatttaattaaaatcctAATGCGACCAGGTCATAAGCATATAAGTGCATGATTGAAATTTTTTCTACAATAATTCtaaagttaaaatcaattcttTGGGAAAAGCTTTTGTGAGGAGCAAGTTTTACAATTGCTTCCTCCACCCTTCCCCAAAAACATGAATCTTGGGTGAGTTGGGTCAAACTTGCTCCTGTCATTATTTTCTTTCGCAGTGACTGATACTGTTCTATCCTTCCACCGCCTATAAAAAATCACATTCCTCCTCTCTGTCTACCATGACCATGCTGCATGTAATGCCCTTGGTTTTGTGCAACCCTTTCCCCATAATATTCAGCAGTATCTAATAGCTCAGCCAGTAGTTTATAGAAATGTGAAGCATTCACCCATTTAGCTCTCATTGCAAAATCCTGAGGCAACTCATTTCTCTCCAATATGTCGAAGGAGAAGGATTTGACTCCTCCAAATAACAATCATTAATTTGGAAGTATGTAATCATAATCTCAACGGTTAAGATGATTTACGAGTTGAGTTGTGAATAATTCATTGTATTCATATGTTTTCTCAAACACTCCCTCAAGATTAAACAAACCCCTTCTAGGTGGGTGCCAGGGGCAAATCATAATCCCAACGGGTAAAATGATTTACGAGCTGAGTCGTGAATAATTCACCGAATTCAAGTGTTCTCTCAAACACTCCCTCAAGATTAAACAACCCCCTTCTAGGTGGGTTTGGGTGTTCTCCCAAACACTTCCCCAGGATTAAACAACCCCCTTTTAGGCGAGTATgcgggaggggggggggggaaattctatcataatctcaacaattAAGTTACGAGTTGAGCCATGAATAATTCAAGTATTCAGGTGTTCTCCAAACACTCCTCAAAATTAAACAACCCCCTAAAAAGCataattccttgcacaaggaacatattttaatttttaaggaaCCAACTCTACACCTCGGCACACTCTAATGATGCCCAAAAATAAAGCAAAGATCTTAGCATCTCTAGTTGGGCTAAGGCACCAGCGCGGCGCGCTAGCGCGGCGCGCTGGAGATGCTCTAGTGCCTATGATGGCATGTCATGAGTTTGAGTTGTAAGTTTTAAGTTTTGCACAACAAGAAAACTAAATTatacttaaaattaaaaactaattaatttttgtaattaaatgaAACTTAAATAGTTTTCTATAACCTAATCTTAACATGCCACCCTACAATAAAAAAAAGGCAGCCACCGCCGCTTCTCCTTCCTTCATCTTCACCGGAAGCACTTCCTCCTCCGTAAACCTCCTTCCTCCACAAGCCTCCTCCCTTGGAAACACTCCTCGATTGAAAGACTACCTCTGccgcaaatttttttttttttaaggtagAGGCAAAATAATGTTACTTGTGAGttgtgttgaaagttgaaagtaAAAGTCCCCCTTGTAATAGTGACATGGTTGGTGATACATTAACATGTGATGAAAACAAATTCAGAGCTTTGTGAGGGGACCCATGTTTGGAGCTTGTCGGGTTCAGTCTGGGAATCACTCCACATGGCAAAAGCCTTCTTTGCTTTCTCTACCATGCTTATAGCAGATTACAGTTACTGATAGTTAAGTTAGTTTGGTGACATGATTATTGAAGTGAGTTTATGGTAGTATGTGTATATATAGCTTGTTTGAGAAAAAAACAGGTACTATGTGTAATATTCGCGTTTTTAGAAGGTGAGAGTAGCCTTTCTCCTATTTACATGATTCTAAGATCAAACAATAGAAACCAAACATGCATCGTGTGTACCAATGGATTGTTGGTATATGTCTTTGAGGGTTTGAATATTgttaatagaaaaaaattatctttcAAGAGCTACTCCGCTACTTGTACTATAAGGGCTCGTTTgacacgccgtattaggcatgatagtataagcttatacaatacattatgagtttatccattgtttggtgatgacattgtattgtataagcttatccatcaaagtccccttatacgttaaaatgacgtattatttaattcatcatgtgagtgatagataagacatgataaggttgtgacgtataagtcaccagcaccaccaccctccatcgcTGCCAACTAGCTTACatcaccattggcaccaccaccgccaccggtgttgccgccaccacccgatcaccaccatcgccaccaccaccgccctaccgccaccaccgacaccacaaccaccaccttatcgccaccaccaccataatcgtcgccaccactctattgttACCACCGACATCataaccaccaccctatcgccgccACCCTACTGCAGCCgtcaccgccttaccaccaccaccctatcgttgccaacaccacaaccaccatcgcttccaccacccgatcaccaccaccgtcgccgccaccaccgccctaccgccaccctatcgccaccaccaccataatcgtcgccaccactctattgccaccaccacaaccaccaccaccaccattgactccaccctccaccgtagccGCCACCCTACCGCAGCCGCCACCttaccaccaacaccaccaccctatcatcgccaccaccacaaccaccattgcTGCCACCacccaccaacctatctccactgtcaccaccaccgccaccaacaccaacctaccaccattgccatcaccaccaccaacctaccaccacttccatcaccaccgccaccaccgttataatcacctccatatttgatttttattatatatcattattcaatacttcactaaacataaaattgcattattttaaatgatatggtaaattatacagagtatggtcaaacgctggatagtataagaaagttatcagagcttatactatcaggcataatactatcaggtcttatactatcaggtcttatactatacgtcgcaccaaacgacCCTGATATTTTTGGTTACAACTTCTACTAtgatataaatatttttcaaatcaaACAAGATTGTGTTTTATGAAAAATACACTTATCACACCGAACACATACACAATGTACTACTATCTCAGATTCCATGGTAATTAGATTTGTGTTAGTTATAAAAACTTTACCTTTAGAAGTTATGAGACGCTCAATTTTATAAAACACTATTTTTTTGTCCGTTTGAATTCTAAGtagtaatttcaaaaaaaacaaaaagaattcTAAGTAGTAACAAAAAATTAGAAGGTGTtcttcaaagtaaaaaaaacaaagatcGATATAGTGGGAACTTTCTAAGTATGTAGGGATGAGCTCATGAGCATCAGTTGTGTTTGGTTGGATTTAGGCGAAAGAAATCAATCCAAAATAAATTTAATCAAACACACTTTAATTCATTCTTGTCCGAAAGAACTTTTGAATTAATCAAATTCGGGTTCGATGAGTGACGAGTTGGACTGGTATGAGCCAAATGACTCACTTAGGAGTGATAGGTTCATTGTGTCTTTGAAGGACCACTCTAGGCATTTTCTACAAGGGACTCAATATAGTCCTATGTATATTAATATTACAAAAAGACAAGCTTATAAGAACACATACATGCACATTATTACACTAATTAATGGGCAAAAGCAAGGTCTTTGACGCGAATTGTTATTCATACCCCCCACCCCTATTCAGATCCCTCAAAATTGGCGAATTGTCCAAAATGCtcctgtttaaaaaaaaaatttctcacTTTCCCCACTAACTCCCCCCCCCTCTTCCCACTTCTCCCACTTTTTCAAACTTCTGAAACCCCCCCTAT
This is a stretch of genomic DNA from Lotus japonicus ecotype B-129 chromosome 1, LjGifu_v1.2. It encodes these proteins:
- the LOC130713783 gene encoding amino-acid permease BAT1 homolog, which translates into the protein MGSESTLAEGTGNSTAMDSAEKRLNELGYKQELRREMTMFKTLAISFSTMTLFTGITPLFGSSLQYAGPATLVWGWLVVSFFTCFVGVAMAEICSSFPTTGSLYFWAAHLAGPKWGPFSSWCCAWLETIGLIAGIGTQAYAGSQTLQSIILLSTGTNKGGGYFAPKWLFLCMYIGLTVIWAALNTFALEVIALIDMISIWWQVIGGTVIVILLPLVAPTTKSASYVFSHMELATDTTGISSKPYAVILSFLVSQYSLYGYDAAAHLTEETKGADKNGPIAILGSIGIIAVFGWAYILALTFSIQDFGYLYDPNNETAGAFVPAQILYDAFHGRYHNSAGAIIILFIIWGSFFFGGLSITTSAARVVYALSRDKGVPYSSLWRKLHPKHKVPSNAVWLCAAICILLGLPILKVNVVFTAITSVCTIGWVGGYAVPIFARMVMPEKNFKPGPFYLGKARRPICLVAFLWICYTCCVFLLPTLYPITWDTFNYAPVALGVCLGLIMLWWVLDARKWFKGPVRNIEVQNGKV